Proteins encoded together in one Schistocerca americana isolate TAMUIC-IGC-003095 chromosome 8, iqSchAmer2.1, whole genome shotgun sequence window:
- the LOC124545388 gene encoding cold and drought-regulated protein CORA-like has translation MGRTTRVLVAAGLLLAVLSQDGMARPWGHGGGGGGGHGGGGGGGGHGGGGGGGGGHGKHLGGSGGYAHSHAYFHGPVAGAHEAVHGGGGHGGGGGGGGHGGHGGGGGGGGHGGHGSGGGGHGGGHGGYGGGGHGGHGGGHGGGGGGHGGGGHGGGGGGHYTDFVAYPLYTYGYDVSDKHTGDHHGHKEDRKGHSVIGEYHIKEPGGDVRVVKYKADNKHGFQAHVSGGAAGGGHNDHSGYHSGCHGCGSHHGGGGGGGGGHGGYGGGGHGGGGGGGGHGGHGGGGGGGHGGHY, from the exons ATGGGCCGCACGACGAGG GTACTGGTGGCAGCAGGCCTGCTATTGGCAGTGCTGAGCCAGGATGGTATGGCACGGCCTTGGGGCcacggaggcggcggaggcggcggccacGGCGGAGGCGGCGGAGGTGGCGGCcacggcggaggcggaggcggcggaggtGGTCACGGAAAACATCTCGGAGGATCTGGCGGCTACGCCCACTCCCACGCCTACTTCCACGGACCGGTAGCTGGAGCCCATGAGGCTGTCCACGGCGGCGGTGGCcacgggggcggcggaggcggtggTGGACACGGAGGtcacgggggcggcggcggcggtggcggacaTGGAGGACACGGTAGTGGTGGCGGCGGACACGGAGGTGGTCACGGAGGCTACGGTGGCGGCGGACACGGAGGCCACGGTGGCGGTCACGGCGGAGGTGGCGGCGGTCACGGAGGTGGCGGCCACGGAGGCGGCGGTGGTGGACACTACACCGACTTTGTT GCCTACCCACTGTACACCTACGGTTATGACGTGTCTGACAAGCACACTGGAGACCACCACGGACATAAGGAGGACAGAAAGGGACACAGTGTGATCG GAGAGTACCACATCAAGGAGCCGGGCGGCGACGTGCGCGTCGTCAAGTACAAGGCGGACAACAAGCACGGCTTCCAGGCTCACGTGAGCGGCGGCGCCGCCGGCGGAGGACACAACGACCACTCCGGCTACCACAGCGGCTGCCACGGCTGCGGATCCCAtcacggaggcggcggcggcggcggcggtggccacGGAGGTTACGGAGGCGGCGGACAcgggggcggcggcggtggtggtggtcacGGAGGtcacggaggcggcggcggcggcggccatggGGGTCACTACTGA